In Rathayibacter sp. VKM Ac-2762, one DNA window encodes the following:
- a CDS encoding asparaginase domain-containing protein: MTDRILVLTTGGTVDKEYSLAGELEIGAPMVPRLLAPVLTTLEFRVEEVLAKDSLELDDADRALIRERVLAAEEDRIVLTHGTDTMTATAEALGVVRDRVVVLTGAMQPARMLDSDAAFNLGTAVAAVQLLPPGVYLAMSGRVLPAGSVVKDRSIGVFLPA; the protein is encoded by the coding sequence GTGACTGACCGCATCCTCGTCCTCACCACCGGTGGCACCGTCGACAAGGAGTACTCGCTCGCGGGCGAGCTCGAGATCGGCGCCCCGATGGTGCCGCGCCTGCTCGCCCCGGTGCTCACCACGCTCGAGTTCCGCGTCGAGGAGGTCCTCGCCAAGGACAGCCTCGAGCTCGACGACGCCGATCGGGCCCTCATCCGCGAGCGGGTGCTCGCCGCCGAGGAGGATCGGATCGTCCTCACCCACGGCACCGACACGATGACCGCGACGGCCGAGGCCCTCGGCGTCGTCCGCGATCGGGTGGTCGTCCTCACCGGCGCGATGCAGCCCGCACGGATGCTCGACAGCGATGCCGCGTTCAACCTCGGCACCGCGGTGGCCGCCGTGCAGCTGCTGCCGCCGGGCGTCTACCTCGCGATGAGCGGGCGGGTGCTGCCCGCCGGCTCCGTGGTGAAGGACCGGTCGATCGGGGTGTTCCTCCCGGCCTGA
- a CDS encoding MFS transporter, whose protein sequence is MTAAPTLRATALLALAAIAITALNLRTAVTGFSPLLDTIGADLGFGPSLYGALGTIVTASFAVFGFVAAAVSRRIGLERTLAIATLVTTLGIALRALSPSPVALVLSTVVAFAGVGTTNVLIVPIVKRYFAERIKTVSSLYLALLQVGQFVAPLVAVPLASTAGWRWAIGIWAVMTAAACLLWAALAARGGGGAAPAAAGGRVDGAWRTPLLWAMVLMLGMTGLHTYGIITWLPTILVDAGADPAQGGALLALFSVFGLAAAFVVPPLTLGMRNPVVVVVVCCALLAVGYAGLVVAPLEGAVAWVVCLGLGVSTFPMTLTLVNARTRTTTGSSTLSGATQGLGYGLACLGPLLIGVLYEAQGDWSGAYALLFAGVAVLLVSGIVACRPRFLEDEAALRRA, encoded by the coding sequence ATGACCGCAGCACCGACGCTCCGCGCCACCGCCCTCCTGGCCCTCGCCGCCATCGCGATCACCGCGCTGAACCTCCGCACCGCCGTCACCGGCTTCAGCCCGCTGCTCGACACGATCGGCGCCGATCTCGGCTTCGGGCCCTCGCTCTACGGGGCGCTGGGGACGATCGTCACCGCCTCCTTCGCCGTCTTCGGCTTCGTCGCCGCGGCCGTCTCGCGCCGGATCGGCCTGGAGCGCACGCTCGCGATCGCGACGCTGGTGACCACACTGGGCATCGCCCTCCGCGCGCTCAGCCCGAGCCCGGTCGCTCTGGTGCTCTCGACCGTCGTCGCCTTCGCGGGCGTGGGCACCACGAACGTGCTCATCGTGCCGATCGTGAAGCGGTACTTCGCCGAGCGGATCAAGACGGTCAGCTCGCTCTACCTGGCGCTGCTGCAGGTGGGCCAGTTCGTCGCTCCGCTGGTCGCGGTGCCGCTGGCCTCGACGGCGGGGTGGCGCTGGGCGATCGGGATCTGGGCCGTGATGACGGCCGCGGCGTGCCTGCTCTGGGCGGCGCTCGCGGCCCGCGGAGGAGGCGGGGCGGCTCCGGCCGCCGCCGGCGGCCGCGTGGACGGGGCCTGGCGCACGCCGCTGCTCTGGGCGATGGTGCTGATGCTCGGGATGACCGGTCTGCACACCTACGGGATCATCACCTGGCTGCCGACGATCCTCGTCGACGCGGGCGCGGATCCGGCGCAGGGCGGGGCGCTGCTGGCGCTGTTCTCGGTGTTCGGCCTCGCCGCCGCGTTCGTGGTGCCGCCGCTGACGCTGGGCATGCGCAACCCGGTCGTGGTTGTGGTGGTGTGCTGCGCGCTGCTCGCGGTCGGCTACGCCGGCCTCGTCGTCGCTCCGCTGGAGGGAGCCGTGGCGTGGGTGGTCTGCCTCGGGCTCGGCGTCAGCACGTTCCCGATGACGCTGACGCTCGTGAACGCGCGGACGCGGACGACCACCGGCTCCTCGACCCTCTCCGGCGCCACGCAGGGGCTCGGCTACGGGCTCGCCTGCCTCGGTCCGCTGCTGATCGGCGTGCTCTACGAGGCGCAGGGGGACTGGAGCGGCGCGTACGCGCTGCTGTTCGCCGGAGTGGCGGTGCTGCTGGTCAGCGGGATCGTCGCGTGCCGTCCGCGGTTCCTCGAGGACGAGGCGGCGCTCCGCCGGGCCTGA
- a CDS encoding NAD(P)/FAD-dependent oxidoreductase — protein MTVVDAVVIGAGPNGLAAAVTFARAGLSVTVLERNETIGGGARTAELTLPGFHHDVCSAVHPMALASGFFRAFGLDRRIELVVPEISYAHPLDGGRAGIAYRDLDRTVEALGRDGAAWRALMGPLSERADRVAGFTNDALLRIPTDPSVLIRFGLRVLEQGTPVWNLRFREDVAPAMFSGVAAHSIRPMPSPSTAAAALALGAYAHARGWPVPIGGSQSIVDALADDLRAHGGTIETGVEVTSLSELPPARAVLVDGTPTALLAMAGDRLPPAYAAALQRFRYGNGVAKVDFALDGPVPWTNPELAGAGTLHVGGSRAEIAAAERDVKRGRHSRSPYVLVAQPSIVDPTRAPEGKHVLWAYTHVPRYSPADQQEAITDQIERFAPGFRDRVIGASSMTARDMQAYNPNYLGGDIAAGAASVAQLLSRPVPTTDPWRTPAKGLYLCSSSTPPGPGVHGMAGWHAARSALRHEFGVRESPDLSPEARPA, from the coding sequence GTGACCGTGGTCGACGCCGTCGTCATCGGGGCGGGGCCCAACGGCCTCGCCGCCGCGGTCACGTTCGCGCGGGCCGGGCTCTCGGTCACCGTGCTCGAGCGCAACGAGACGATCGGCGGCGGCGCGCGCACGGCGGAGCTGACGCTGCCCGGCTTCCACCACGACGTCTGCTCGGCGGTGCACCCGATGGCGCTCGCGTCCGGCTTCTTCCGCGCCTTCGGGCTCGACCGGCGCATCGAGCTGGTCGTCCCCGAGATCTCGTACGCGCATCCGCTCGACGGCGGCCGCGCGGGCATCGCCTACCGCGACCTCGACCGCACGGTTGAGGCGCTGGGGCGCGACGGAGCGGCGTGGCGCGCCCTGATGGGACCTCTCTCCGAGCGGGCCGACCGCGTCGCGGGCTTCACCAACGACGCGCTTCTGCGGATCCCGACGGACCCGAGCGTGCTGATCCGCTTCGGGCTGCGGGTGCTCGAGCAGGGCACCCCGGTGTGGAACCTGCGCTTCCGCGAGGACGTCGCCCCGGCGATGTTCTCCGGGGTCGCCGCGCACTCGATCCGCCCGATGCCGAGCCCGTCGACGGCCGCGGCCGCCCTGGCGCTCGGCGCCTACGCCCACGCGCGCGGCTGGCCGGTGCCGATCGGAGGCAGCCAGTCGATCGTCGACGCGCTCGCCGACGACCTCCGGGCGCACGGCGGCACCATCGAGACCGGCGTCGAGGTGACCTCCCTCTCCGAGCTGCCCCCGGCCCGCGCCGTGCTCGTCGACGGCACGCCGACGGCGCTGCTCGCGATGGCGGGGGACCGGCTGCCCCCGGCGTACGCGGCGGCCCTCCAGCGCTTCCGCTACGGCAACGGCGTGGCCAAGGTCGACTTCGCCCTCGACGGGCCGGTGCCGTGGACGAACCCCGAGCTCGCCGGCGCGGGCACGCTGCACGTGGGCGGCAGCCGCGCCGAGATCGCGGCCGCCGAGCGCGACGTGAAGCGCGGCCGGCACAGCCGCAGCCCCTACGTGCTGGTGGCGCAGCCCTCGATCGTCGATCCGACCCGGGCGCCCGAGGGCAAGCACGTCCTCTGGGCGTACACGCACGTCCCCCGGTACTCGCCCGCCGACCAGCAGGAGGCGATCACCGACCAGATCGAGCGCTTCGCCCCCGGGTTCCGCGACCGCGTGATCGGCGCCTCCTCGATGACCGCCCGCGACATGCAGGCCTACAACCCGAACTATCTGGGCGGCGACATCGCCGCCGGCGCCGCGAGCGTCGCGCAGCTGCTCTCGCGCCCGGTCCCCACGACCGACCCGTGGCGGACGCCCGCGAAGGGGCTCTACCTCTGCTCCTCATCCACCCCGCCCGGCCCGGGAGTGCACGGCATGGCCGGCTGGCACGCCGCCCGCAGCGCGCTGCGGCACGAGTTCGGGGTGCGCGAGTCGCCCGACCTGTCGCCGGAGGCGCGCCCGGCCTGA
- a CDS encoding metal ABC transporter permease — protein sequence MNSVIAGAVLGVVGGLIGVFVMSRDMAFAVHGISELSFAGASAGLLLGVGVVEGSIVGSLIAAVLIGVLGSRARDRNSIIAVLMPFGLGIGILCLALYPGRSANKFGLLTGQIVAVDDPQLGWLIGISVVVLVGLALIWRPLTFASVDADVAAARGIPTRALSIAFMLLLGLAVAVSVQIVGSLLVLAILVTPAAAALRLSASPVVVPLLSVLFAVGALVGGILLALGGSIPISPYVTTISFAIYAVCRIIGRKGVRRSRLAVGGGR from the coding sequence ATGAACTCTGTGATCGCCGGCGCGGTCCTCGGAGTGGTCGGCGGGCTCATCGGCGTCTTCGTGATGTCGCGCGACATGGCGTTCGCGGTCCACGGCATCAGCGAGCTCTCGTTCGCGGGGGCCTCCGCGGGGCTGCTGCTGGGCGTCGGCGTCGTCGAGGGATCGATCGTCGGATCGCTGATCGCGGCGGTCCTGATCGGCGTGCTCGGCTCGCGCGCCCGCGACCGCAACTCGATCATCGCGGTGCTGATGCCCTTCGGACTCGGCATCGGCATCCTCTGCCTGGCCCTCTACCCGGGCCGCAGCGCGAACAAGTTCGGCCTGCTCACCGGGCAGATCGTCGCGGTCGACGACCCGCAGCTCGGGTGGCTGATCGGCATCTCGGTGGTCGTCCTCGTCGGTCTCGCGCTGATCTGGCGCCCCCTCACCTTCGCGAGCGTCGACGCCGACGTGGCGGCCGCGCGCGGCATCCCCACCCGGGCGCTCTCGATCGCGTTCATGCTCCTGCTCGGCCTCGCGGTCGCCGTCTCGGTGCAGATCGTCGGCTCGCTGCTCGTGCTCGCGATCCTGGTGACGCCGGCGGCCGCGGCACTGCGCCTCTCCGCCTCGCCGGTGGTCGTGCCGCTGCTGAGCGTGCTCTTCGCCGTCGGCGCGCTGGTGGGCGGCATCCTGCTCGCGCTGGGCGGATCGATCCCGATCAGCCCCTACGTGACGACGATCTCGTTCGCGATCTACGCGGTCTGCCGGATCATCGGCCGCAAGGGCGTCCGGCGCTCCCGGCTCGCCGTCGGCGGGGGGCGGTAG
- a CDS encoding SRPBCC domain-containing protein: MSRTTRVVHCPPESVFAVLASGWLFPSWVVGASRMRKVDADFPHVGSQLHHSFGLWPLVIDDRTTVLEWDPPHRMVIQAAGWPLGEARVRVEVEPHARGAKVRMHEAPVKGPGTLVPKPLMHSFLWIRNREAVRRLAHMAEAGAAGRTLAPASLPSPADRAGIDRPKHVWARLTGAIGSIAVGTLVVRGVLAAVRRARS; encoded by the coding sequence ATGTCCCGCACCACCCGCGTCGTCCACTGCCCGCCCGAGTCCGTCTTCGCGGTGCTCGCCTCCGGCTGGCTGTTCCCGAGCTGGGTCGTCGGCGCGTCGCGGATGCGGAAGGTCGACGCCGACTTCCCGCACGTGGGCTCGCAGCTGCACCACTCCTTCGGCCTGTGGCCGCTCGTGATCGACGACCGCACCACGGTCCTCGAGTGGGACCCGCCGCACCGGATGGTCATCCAGGCCGCCGGCTGGCCGCTCGGCGAGGCCCGGGTGCGCGTCGAGGTCGAGCCGCACGCGCGCGGCGCGAAGGTGCGGATGCACGAGGCGCCCGTGAAGGGCCCGGGCACGCTCGTCCCGAAGCCGCTGATGCACTCGTTCCTCTGGATCCGCAACCGCGAGGCCGTGCGCCGGCTCGCCCACATGGCCGAGGCGGGAGCCGCTGGCCGCACGCTCGCGCCCGCCTCGCTCCCCTCGCCCGCCGACCGCGCCGGGATCGACCGGCCGAAGCACGTCTGGGCACGCCTGACCGGAGCGATCGGGTCGATCGCGGTCGGGACGCTCGTGGTCCGCGGCGTCCTCGCGGCCGTGCGGCGCGCCCGGAGCTGA
- a CDS encoding TetR/AcrR family transcriptional regulator — protein MPTPDRTSLEAIVRAAGELLERDGLAGVTMQAVAQSVGVRAPSLYKRVEGRETLIRLVAADALTVLADRLADAPDAAALADRLRAFGHERPAAFLLVMAPAPGTPVAAQEYRDAASARLLDLTAQLAGEEDALEAARTLTAWATGFIGMEITGAFTLGGDVESAWRFGLGRIVSALAPAASR, from the coding sequence ATGCCCACTCCCGACCGCACCTCTCTCGAGGCGATCGTGCGCGCCGCCGGCGAGCTCCTCGAGCGCGACGGGCTCGCCGGAGTCACGATGCAGGCCGTCGCGCAGAGCGTCGGAGTCCGCGCCCCCTCCCTCTACAAGCGCGTCGAGGGGCGCGAGACGCTGATCCGCCTCGTCGCCGCGGACGCCCTGACCGTGCTCGCCGACCGCCTCGCCGACGCCCCGGACGCCGCCGCGCTCGCCGACCGCCTCCGCGCCTTCGGCCACGAGCGGCCGGCCGCGTTCCTCCTCGTGATGGCTCCCGCTCCCGGCACGCCCGTCGCCGCCCAGGAGTACCGCGACGCGGCGAGCGCCCGCCTGCTGGACCTCACCGCGCAGCTGGCGGGCGAGGAGGACGCCCTCGAGGCGGCGCGCACGCTGACCGCCTGGGCGACGGGGTTCATCGGCATGGAGATCACCGGCGCCTTCACCCTCGGCGGCGACGTGGAGAGCGCCTGGCGCTTCGGGCTGGGGCGGATCGTCTCCGCGCTCGCTCCGGCCGCGTCGCGCTGA
- a CDS encoding FCD domain-containing protein, with product MNPGESSPAAPFQRESVIDHVTALFHEEIRSERWAVGERIPVEAELARWTGAGRNSVREAVQALVQAGLVRREQGRGTFVTARSQLAESLRRRIPSAARREGLELRFAIDGATAALAAERRTGEDVASLRALLARRARSWEAPELAERIAADTALHRAVVVATHNDLFVELYDGLTGMFESVLEEDVVGEEDVHARQHAELVEAIAAGDAEGARRRIEELLAPLLAEAQHDV from the coding sequence ATGAATCCTGGCGAGTCTAGCCCCGCGGCGCCGTTCCAGCGCGAGAGCGTGATCGACCACGTCACGGCGCTGTTCCACGAGGAGATCCGCTCCGAGCGCTGGGCCGTCGGCGAGCGGATCCCGGTGGAGGCCGAGCTCGCCCGCTGGACCGGCGCCGGCCGCAACTCCGTCCGCGAGGCCGTCCAGGCCCTCGTGCAGGCGGGCCTCGTGCGGCGGGAGCAGGGGCGCGGCACGTTCGTCACCGCGCGCTCGCAGCTCGCCGAATCGCTGCGCCGCCGCATCCCGAGCGCCGCCCGCCGGGAGGGCCTCGAGCTGCGGTTCGCGATCGACGGGGCGACGGCCGCGCTGGCGGCCGAGCGCCGCACCGGGGAGGACGTCGCCTCCCTCCGCGCCCTGCTGGCCCGCCGGGCCCGCTCGTGGGAGGCGCCGGAGCTCGCCGAGCGGATCGCCGCGGACACCGCGCTGCACCGGGCCGTCGTCGTCGCGACCCACAACGACCTGTTCGTCGAGCTCTACGACGGCCTCACCGGCATGTTCGAGTCGGTGCTGGAGGAGGACGTCGTCGGCGAGGAGGACGTGCACGCCCGGCAGCACGCCGAGCTGGTCGAGGCGATCGCCGCGGGCGACGCCGAGGGGGCGCGGCGCCGGATCGAGGAGCTGCTCGCGCCGCTGCTGGCCGAGGCGCAGCACGACGTCTGA
- a CDS encoding NIPSNAP family protein: MSAAAETRTIQLRRYELMDGVMDDFLAWFPERIVPAREAHGFRIEFAYADREVNEFVWAVSTAGDADAFAEVERAYLASPERDAAFAGEPKRVAVQHVRLVERIV; this comes from the coding sequence ATGAGCGCTGCAGCCGAGACCAGGACGATCCAACTCCGACGCTACGAGCTGATGGACGGGGTGATGGACGACTTCCTCGCCTGGTTCCCCGAGCGGATCGTGCCGGCGCGCGAGGCCCACGGCTTCCGGATCGAGTTCGCCTACGCCGACCGCGAGGTGAACGAGTTCGTCTGGGCGGTCAGCACGGCCGGCGACGCCGACGCGTTCGCCGAGGTCGAGCGGGCGTACCTGGCCTCGCCCGAGCGGGACGCCGCCTTCGCGGGCGAGCCGAAGCGCGTCGCGGTGCAGCACGTGCGGCTGGTCGAGCGGATCGTCTGA
- a CDS encoding MBL fold metallo-hydrolase, protein MELGPHLRRIGTDIVAVHLVHTDEGVTLIDAGLPGLWPELLAELRAMGRTLDDVRGVVLTHGDSDHVGFAERLRRDHGVPVHVHAADAERAKGGAKPRTATPRLRVLPLLGFAAYALRKGIAKVPPLTEVVEVHDGQTLDLPGAPRVIALPGHSPGSIAVHVPLADAVFVGDGLTTRHVLTGRTGPQPAPFTDEPEQALASLRALLPTGARWVVPGHGAPWSGGIEAAVRLVESA, encoded by the coding sequence ATGGAACTCGGACCCCACCTGCGCCGCATCGGCACCGACATCGTCGCCGTCCACCTCGTCCACACCGACGAGGGCGTCACGCTCATCGACGCCGGCCTGCCCGGTCTCTGGCCGGAGCTCCTGGCCGAGCTGCGCGCGATGGGCCGCACCCTCGACGACGTGCGCGGCGTCGTGCTGACCCACGGCGACTCCGACCACGTGGGCTTCGCCGAGCGCCTGCGCCGCGACCACGGCGTGCCGGTCCACGTGCACGCCGCCGACGCCGAGCGGGCGAAGGGCGGGGCGAAGCCGAGGACCGCGACACCGCGGCTGCGCGTCCTGCCGCTCCTCGGCTTCGCGGCCTACGCGCTGCGGAAGGGCATCGCGAAGGTCCCGCCGCTCACCGAGGTCGTCGAAGTGCACGACGGGCAGACGCTCGACCTGCCGGGCGCTCCCCGCGTGATCGCGCTCCCGGGTCACTCCCCGGGGAGCATCGCCGTGCACGTGCCGCTGGCCGACGCGGTCTTCGTCGGCGACGGGCTGACCACCCGCCACGTGCTCACCGGCCGCACGGGTCCGCAGCCCGCGCCCTTCACCGACGAGCCGGAGCAGGCGCTCGCGTCGCTCCGGGCGCTCCTGCCCACCGGGGCGCGCTGGGTGGTGCCGGGCCACGGAGCGCCGTGGAGCGGCGGGATCGAGGCGGCGGTCCGGCTGGTCGAGAGCGCCTGA
- a CDS encoding SDR family oxidoreductase, whose translation MSRGVAVVTGGTAGLGRATVRELASRGWDVAVLARGEDGLAATVAEIEQKGRRGLGIPTDVADREAVESAADRVEAELGPIELWVNDAMVGVFGEFLSTEPADFERAVGVNFFGFVNGTRAALSRMTPRDRGHVIQVGSALAHRGIPLQAAYCASKFGARGFTEAVTAELLHAKSRVRLSEVDMPALNTIQFNWVKSQLPHHPQPVPPIYEPEVGAIAIADVADKPRRRTWVGEPTAGTILGDRFAGRFMDWYLARSAFDGQQAPDKTEPMLPNNVYEPVPGDHGARGLFSDRAHTMTPQIWMIRHRALSYAGAAAALAAGAAGVVSALRRK comes from the coding sequence ATGAGCCGCGGAGTCGCCGTCGTCACGGGCGGCACGGCCGGGCTCGGACGCGCCACGGTCCGCGAGCTCGCCTCCCGCGGCTGGGACGTCGCCGTGCTGGCGCGCGGCGAGGACGGACTGGCGGCCACGGTCGCCGAGATCGAGCAGAAGGGCCGGCGCGGGCTGGGCATCCCGACCGACGTGGCCGACCGCGAGGCCGTCGAGTCGGCGGCCGACCGGGTCGAGGCCGAGCTCGGCCCGATCGAGCTGTGGGTCAACGACGCGATGGTCGGCGTCTTCGGCGAGTTCCTCTCGACCGAGCCCGCCGACTTCGAGCGCGCCGTGGGCGTCAACTTCTTCGGCTTCGTCAACGGCACCCGCGCAGCCCTCTCCCGGATGACCCCGCGCGACCGCGGGCACGTCATCCAGGTCGGCTCCGCCCTCGCGCACCGGGGCATCCCGCTGCAGGCCGCGTACTGCGCCTCCAAGTTCGGCGCCCGAGGCTTCACCGAGGCCGTCACCGCGGAGCTGCTGCACGCGAAGAGCCGCGTGCGCCTGTCCGAGGTCGACATGCCGGCGCTCAACACCATCCAGTTCAACTGGGTGAAGTCGCAGCTGCCGCACCACCCGCAGCCCGTGCCGCCGATCTACGAGCCCGAGGTGGGCGCGATCGCGATCGCCGACGTGGCCGACAAGCCGCGCCGCCGCACCTGGGTCGGCGAGCCGACCGCGGGCACCATCCTCGGCGACCGCTTCGCCGGGCGCTTCATGGACTGGTACCTCGCCCGCAGCGCCTTCGACGGTCAGCAGGCCCCCGACAAGACGGAGCCGATGCTGCCGAACAACGTTTACGAGCCGGTCCCCGGCGATCACGGCGCCCGCGGCCTCTTCAGCGACCGCGCGCACACCATGACGCCCCAGATCTGGATGATCCGCCACCGCGCCCTGAGCTACGCGGGGGCCGCCGCGGCCCTCGCCGCCGGCGCCGCGGGCGTCGTCTCGGCCCTGCGGAGGAAGTGA
- a CDS encoding alpha/beta hydrolase-fold protein — MTSLLDLSLVSGPLVVAVYVLAIGALLLLLAAHVRAPRRGRSRRGGIAVAVLLLGLIGGAALAALVDGPDGPFGVDFTPVTRVAIGLGIGGLGVALVVLGHAIARRRVRGVLASLAAGVLVVAAAAMTVNIDFGQYPTVRSALGISAYSDSSVPVAAADGPHSDLATWTAPAGMPAVGSVSTVAIPATASGFPARDAVVYLPPAALTATPPLLPVMIMLSGQPGSPSDPLSTEKFQQTLDAYAAAHAGLAPIVVSPDQLGDPDRNPMCVDSPLGKSATYLTVDVPNWIRANLPVLGDAQHWAIGGLSQGGTCSIQLGAGHPSLFGNIVDASGELAPTLGSEAATVAQGFGGDQAAYEAAKPVNVLAENAPYTGTVAIFGVGAEDTSFLPGAKTVYAAAVAAGMSATYLEVPDSAHDVTAWSATFDKGLEILADRWKLVPAS; from the coding sequence ATGACCTCTCTCCTCGACCTGAGCCTCGTCTCCGGCCCCCTCGTCGTCGCCGTCTACGTGCTCGCGATCGGAGCGCTCCTCCTCCTGCTCGCCGCCCACGTCCGCGCTCCCCGCCGCGGGCGCTCCCGGCGCGGCGGGATCGCCGTCGCGGTCCTCCTCCTGGGCCTGATCGGCGGCGCCGCCCTGGCCGCCCTCGTCGACGGGCCCGACGGCCCGTTCGGCGTCGACTTCACGCCGGTCACCCGGGTCGCGATCGGCCTGGGGATCGGCGGGCTGGGCGTCGCGCTGGTCGTCCTCGGCCATGCGATCGCCCGCCGGCGCGTGCGGGGGGTGCTCGCGTCGCTCGCCGCCGGAGTGCTCGTCGTCGCGGCGGCCGCGATGACCGTCAACATCGACTTCGGCCAGTACCCCACGGTGCGCAGCGCGCTCGGGATCAGCGCGTACTCCGACTCCTCCGTGCCGGTCGCCGCCGCGGACGGACCGCACTCGGACCTCGCGACCTGGACCGCCCCGGCCGGGATGCCCGCCGTCGGCTCGGTCTCGACGGTCGCCATCCCCGCCACCGCGTCGGGCTTCCCGGCCCGCGACGCCGTCGTCTACCTCCCGCCCGCGGCCCTCACCGCGACCCCGCCGCTGCTGCCGGTGATGATCATGCTCTCGGGGCAGCCGGGGTCGCCCTCCGATCCCCTCTCGACCGAGAAGTTCCAGCAGACCCTCGACGCCTACGCCGCCGCGCACGCCGGCCTCGCGCCGATCGTCGTGTCGCCCGACCAGCTGGGCGATCCCGACAGGAACCCGATGTGCGTCGACTCGCCGCTCGGGAAGTCGGCCACCTACCTCACCGTCGACGTCCCGAACTGGATCCGCGCCAACCTGCCGGTGCTCGGCGACGCGCAGCACTGGGCGATCGGCGGCCTCTCGCAGGGCGGGACCTGCTCGATCCAGCTCGGCGCCGGCCACCCGTCGCTCTTCGGCAACATCGTCGACGCCTCGGGCGAGCTCGCGCCGACCCTCGGCAGCGAGGCGGCGACGGTCGCGCAGGGGTTCGGCGGAGACCAGGCCGCCTACGAGGCCGCGAAGCCGGTGAACGTCCTCGCGGAGAACGCCCCCTACACCGGCACCGTCGCGATCTTCGGCGTCGGCGCCGAGGACACCTCGTTCCTCCCCGGGGCGAAGACCGTCTACGCCGCGGCCGTCGCCGCCGGCATGAGCGCCACCTACCTCGAGGTGCCGGACAGCGCCCACGACGTCACGGCGTGGTCGGCGACCTTCGACAAGGGCCTCGAGATCCTCGCCGACCGCTGGAAGCTCGTCCCCGCCTCCTGA
- a CDS encoding transcriptional repressor, which yields MVKRNTWQREAVREALGRREDFVSAQGLHSALHASGSPIGLATVYRALSDLAVEGEADSLQSPEGESLYRACTPGTHHHHLICRRCGLTVEIAADEVEEWARSVASQNGFTDAHHVVDVFGLCAACTAELAEA from the coding sequence GTGGTCAAGCGCAACACGTGGCAGCGCGAGGCGGTGCGCGAGGCTCTCGGGCGTCGCGAGGACTTCGTCAGCGCCCAGGGCCTGCACAGTGCGCTGCACGCCTCCGGCTCGCCGATCGGGCTCGCGACGGTCTACCGCGCGCTCTCGGACCTGGCCGTGGAGGGCGAGGCCGACTCGCTGCAGTCGCCCGAGGGCGAGAGTCTCTACCGCGCCTGCACGCCGGGCACGCACCACCACCACCTGATCTGCCGCCGCTGCGGGCTGACGGTCGAGATCGCGGCCGACGAGGTCGAGGAGTGGGCGCGCTCGGTCGCGTCGCAGAACGGCTTCACGGACGCGCACCACGTCGTGGACGTCTTCGGGCTCTGCGCGGCCTGCACCGCGGAGCTCGCCGAGGCCTGA